Below is a window of Halarcobacter anaerophilus DNA.
ATTATCACCGTCTATTGACCCGAAGTTTCCTTGTCCGTCAACTAGAGGTGCTCTCATAGAGAAGTTTTGTGCCATTCTTACAAGTGCATCATAAACAGAACTATCCCCGTGCGGGTGATACTTACCGATTACATCCCCTACAATCCTTGCAGATTTTTTATAAGGGGCTCTTGCACTCATATTTAAGTCATGCATAGCATATAAAATTCTTCTGTGTACAGGTTTTAAACCATCTTTTGCATCAGGTAACGCTCTACCTATAATTACACTCATTGAATAATCTAAATACGAAGCTTTAATACTGTCTTCTATATTTATATTTATAATATCTTGATTTTCGAAAAGGTTTTCCATAAAAAAACGCCTTTATTGTAAAATTTAGATATTTTATCTAAATGTGGCTTAGTATAAGGCTTAGTAAGAGGATTTTAAGCAAAAAAAAAGGGATAAAAGCAAAATTGCTTTTATCCCTTTTGAATATATGATTTTTTATAGATTATTATCTTTTTTATACTTAATAATCATATTATATATTTCATCTTTAAGTTTTAATTTCTCTTTTTTCTTACTCTCTATTTCAAACTGATCACCAAGATCTTTTGCCAAAGAAGCAATCTCTTCATCTAAAGCGTTGTGTCTTTCAAAAACTTTTGCAAAACGTGCGTCGTCTTGTTTTAATTGTGCAATAACATCTCTATCTTCATGAAACATTGTATTGTCCTCTCTTTCTTGATATTAAAAAATTATAACAATACAAGGCTTAATTTGAAATATTCTAGGTTCTGTAATCGGCATTTATTTCTACATATTTATAGCCTAAATCACAGCCGTATGCAGTAAATTTTCCTTCCCCTGCTCCCAAATCACATATAACTTTATATTTATCATTTTTAAGCACTTTTGCGGCTTTCTCTTCTTGTGCGGCATCAAAATAGATTTCGCCTTTGTTAAAGACTACTACATCATTATAAGAGATTACAAGTTTTGTTTCATCGCAAGTAACTCTGCTAGCTCCAATTGTCGAAGCAATTCTCCCGAAATTTGGATCTTCTCCGAAAAGTGCTGTTTTTACCAAAAGTGAATTTGATAAAGCTTTTGCCGCAATTTCTGCTTCTTTGTCATCTGCTGCATTTATTACTTCAAAAGCAACTGCTTTTTTTGCACCTTCACCGTCTGCTACTATTAACATAGCCATATCATGCATTACAAGTCTTAAAGCCTCTTTAAAAGCCTCTTTGTCGTAAGCATTTGATTTTTTATTCGCTAAAAGTAAAACCGTGTCGTTTGTAGAGGTATCTCCGTCTACTGAAATAGCATTAAAGGTCGTATGACTGTTTTGTTCAAGTAACTCTCTCATATCCTCTTTTGGAACTGCGGCATCAGTACAGATAAAACAAAGCATAGTCGCAAGATTCGGGTTTATCATTCCGGCACCTTTGGCAACAGAACCTATTTTAAAAGAACTTCCGTCTTCAAGTTTTACTTCATATAGCGAAGTCTTAGAGTAAGCATCTGTTGTCATAATTGCTTGGCTTAAATTTTCACCGTTTTTAGAGCTTAGATCAAAACTATTTGCTCCTGCAACTATCTTTTCAACGGGAAGTGGATTTCCTATAACTCCAGTTGAACTCATAAGAGGATTTGTTAAATCAAAATTTAGTGATGAAAATATTGTATTAATATCTTCAATTCCTTTTTCACCCGTTAAGGCGTTTGCATTTTTTGAATTAATAAGTACGAAATTTGTTTTAAAACCTTTTTCATATCTTTGATAATGTTTTAAAGGTGCTGCTTGAAATTTGTTAAGTGTAAAAATAGCTTCCGTCTCACAAAGAGTGTCACTATAGATAAATCCCAAATCAAGTTTTCCGTTTGGTTTTAAACCTGCGCTTATACCGTCACAAAAAAAACCGTCAATTTTGTCTAAATATCCTTTAATAGGTAAAATTGTAAACATAATATATATAATCCTTAAAAATCTTTTGGCTTGTTTTTCAATAAAACAGTTCTTCTGGCTCTTCTTAGTCCTCTTTGATTACCGACTAAAAGAAGTTTACAACCAGGAGTAATGACTGCATTACCTTTTGGCATTTGAATAAATCTACCTCTTTTTTCCGTAATTCCAATAACCGAAACTTTGAATCTGTCTCTTAATTTTAGCTCTTTTAACTCTTTATTAACAGCCCATGACTCTTCACTTATCAATGCTTCTTGCATATCAATCGGAGTATCAGGCTTATATAAAAACTCTTCTAATACATTTTCCATATCAGGTCTGATAGCCATTGCAGAAACTCTTTTTGCCATAAGTGACGGAGTTGCAACAACTTTATCCGCACCGAGTTTTTTCAGCCTTAGTTTTTCATTTTGACTCTCTGCATTTGCAATAATCAAAAAAGGATTTCTTCCAAGCTCTTTTTCATATAATCTAACAGAAGCTATAAGCGTAATATTGTTTGAAATATTTTTTGATAAGGTTATAGCACCTTTTGCCGAACTTAAGTGTGATTTTAAAAAAGAGGTCTCTTTAAAAGGCTCTTCTCTTACAAAATAGGGATAATTGCACTCTTTTGCAATTTGTTCTATATCTTCACTTGGGTCAACAACTACAAAAGGAACGTGATTTTGATTAAACTGTCTAGCAAGCTGGGCAGTATACTCATTATGATAGAAAAGCACAAAGTGTTTTCTAAGTCTTGCAATTTTATAAAGCATATTTCTTTCCTTATAAAGTTCAAATAATCTACCTTTAATAACGGCATCAATCAAGATTGCCGTAGAAAGAGTAAATAAGGCAAATCCAAAAATAATAAGTGTAATGGTAAAAAATCTTCCGGCAGGTGAGATTGGAGCAACTTCTCCAAAACCGACTGTAGTAAAGGTTATACCTGTTTGGTAGATTGCGTCTAATATTGGAAAATCATCAATTAATATATAACCCAGAGTTCCTATCATCATTACGACTTGTACAAGAACTAAAGGTACTCTAAAAGGTTTTAATTGAGCGTAGATTACCGGATTTAAGTCATATTCAGGCTTTGCTGAACGAAATTCCCATCCTAGGGCTTTTTTTATTCTTCTAAAGATGCTCATGAAAGCACTTTACACTAAAGTGCTCTCTTATGAGTGTTTTTTAAGAGTTCTTAACTCTTTTGCAGAAATTTTGATTCTTTGAGTAGTACCATCTTCTAATGTAACTCTAACAGTTCTTAGGTTTGGTAAAAATCTTCTTTTTTTTCTGTTTTTCGCGTGACTTACGTTGTTCCCAACCATAGGTCCTTTTCCTGAAATTGCACATCTTCTTGACATTTTAGTTTCCTTCAAATTTTTATAGTGAAAAATATTCGCGTATTATACCTTCTGTTTCTTAAAAAAAAGTTAATTTTAAGCTTTTTTTCAAAATAAGCTATCTTTATCTTTTATATAATAATATTTAAGATTATTTATCTCAAAAGGATTTTTATGAGAATAATTATACTACTTTTTTTATCTATTTTATCTTTTGCAGTAGAACTTCAAAAGCCTGAAGTTTACCAAGGAAATGAAAAAATTGATTCTTGGTTAATGAGTGAAAAACTTGACGGTATAAGAGGATATTGGGACGGCAAAGAGTTAAAAAGCAGAAAAGGCAAAAAACTTTATGCTCCTAAATGGTTTATAAAAGATTTTCCGCCTTTTAAACTTGACGGAGAACTTTGGACAAAAAGAGACGACTTTGAACATATCCAAAGTATAGTAATGGATAAATATCCTTCAATAAAGTGGGAAGAGATTACTTATAATATTTTTGAAGTTCCAGAGACTAAAGGAGACTTTATTGAAAGATTAAAAAAGCTTGAGAACTGGTTAAAAGAACATCCAAACAGATATATAAAAATAGTAAAACAAAAAAGAGTAAAAAACAAAAAAAATCTAGATAAATTTTTAGAAGAAATTTTATCGAAAAAAGGAGAAGGGGTAATCTTAAAAGATCCCAAAAAAGATTATCATACTGGAAGAAGTTCCTCTTTTTTAAAAGTAAAAAAAGCTTTGGATATGGAAGGTGAAGTTATAAAAATAAATATCTCAGAAAAAACAAAAGTTTTAAAAAGCCTGCAAATAAAACCGGAAAATGGAACAATTTTTAATCTAGGAACCGGATTTACCAACAAACAAAGGAAAAATCCGCCTAAAATAGGAGATATAGTTACTTTTAAATATTTTGGATTTACAAAAAACGGCAAACCTAAATTTGCCTCTTTTTTACATATTAGAAAAGATTAGATAGTCTCTAAAACAGCATTTACCTTTTCTAACTGTTTTTCTAAAGTAAACTCTTTTGCTTTTTTTCTATTCTCTTTTTTTATTAGTTTCATATCATCTTTATTTTGCAAAATCGCTTCAAGTTTAAACTGCATACTTCTGTCACTTGGAGATTCCATTGTAGAAAAGACATCTATTAACTCTTTTGAATCATTATTAGCAGTAGTAAAAACTACATTTTTACAAAACATTGCTTTAAGAACATTTGTAGCAAAGCTTTTGTTGTGTGTCGGAAGAAAAAAGATATCTGAGACTAAAAAGAGTTCCTCTTTGTTTTTATAATCTTCCAAAAGCAGTAGTTTATCCTCTAATTTAAACTTTGTAAGCTGAAATTTTAAACTTGTAATCTGTTTTTTATCTCCTGCAATGATAGAGATAAAATTTTCAGTTGAAAGTTGCATTATTGTATTTATAAACTCAATTACACCCGAAGCTTTTAAATTTCTTCCTGTGAAAAAAATGATTTTTTTCTTAGGCTCTATTTCAAACTTTTGACAAAACTCTTTTTTAAGCTCTTTGGGCTTTTTATACTCTATATCGACAAAAGGATAGATAACATCTACTCTGTTTTCATCAAGATTAAATTTACTTAAAATCTCTTTTTTTAATCTTTTTGAATTTACTATTACTTTTTTTGCATTTTTTATATTTTCAACAGCTTCTTTATCAAAGTTTCCCGTGTGAAAGTAGATTGAAGCGTACTGCTTTTTCTTTAGCAAGATTTTATCAATCATAGAGCTTTTTTTTACTAAAGAGATATCTTCCTGTTTTAGTAACTGCTCTATTAATTTTGTTTTTGCTTTGAAATTTATCGTATGCATATAAGATTAACTTAACTCATTATCTATTATCTGGCAAATTGTATGCCCAAAAAGTATATGCATCTCTTGAATTCTTGGTGTGTCATTTGAGGGAACAACTAAATTTATATCGCAATATTCATTCATCGCTCCACCGTCTCTTCCGCTAAATCCGACTATTTTACAACCTATTTCTTGTCCGACTTTAAAAGCGTTTATAACATTTTTTGAATTACCCGATGTAGAAATCCCGATAAGTAAATCACCTTTTTGAGCCAAAGATTCTACTTGTCTGTCAAAAACTCTGTCATATCCGTAATCATTCCCAATAGCAGTAAGAGCCGAAGTATCCGTAGTAAGAGCGAGTCCTGGTAAACCTCTTCTTTCAGTTTTATATCTTCCTGTTAGCTCAGCAGCTATATGTTGCGCATCTGCTGCACTTCCGCCGTTTCCAAAAAGTATAACTTTATTTCCATTTTTTAAAGTTTCAACTGCTAAATTCGCAGCTTTTTGTAAAGGCTCTTCCATAGTTTCAATCACTTTTTGGATAGTTTCCAAATGTCCTAAAAACTCTTTTTGTATTGTATTATTCAATTATTTCACCTTTTGTATTTTTTCAATTGTTTTTGTAGTACTTTTTCCATCTACAAAAGTTACTAACTTTGTCTGTTTTGCTATATCTGAACCGACCACTTCTTTTCCTTCATAATCTGCACCTTTTACCAAGATATCAGGTTCAACAAGTTTTATAAGTTCATAAGGCGTATCTTCATCAAATATTACTACAAAATCTACACACTCCAAAGCTGATAAAATAAATGCTCTGTCATCTTGTGTATTTATAGGTCTGTCTTCACCTTTTAATCTTTTTACGCTTTGATCGGAATTTAAACCTAAAATAAGTACATCTCCAAAAGATTTTGCGGTATTCAAATAGCTTACATGACCTTTATGCAGAATATCAAAACAACCGTTTGTGAAGACTATTTTTTTATTCTGTTTTTTTAATCTTTTTGAGAGCTTTTCTATATCTTCAAAGTTTTTGATATGAAGTTCAATAGAACTTTTATGAAGACTTGCTCTATACTCTTCTATCTCATCGATTGTTGCCGTGGCACTTCCTATTTTTCCCACAACGATACCTGCTGCTAAATTTGCAAATTCAACTGCTGTATTTATTCCATATCCCAAAGACAGAGCAAAACCCAAAGAAGCCAAAACCGTATCACCTGCACCTGTTACGTCATAAACTTCTCTTGCAACAGTCGGTTTAACCGTTACTTTATCTTCTTCTAGAATTGCAATTCCGTGTTCACTAAGAGTTATAACTGAAACTTCCAAAGATACTTCTTCTTTAAGTTTTATCAGAGCCTCTTTTAAATCAGTATCATTTTCTATTTTTATATTTGAAGCTAATTCAGCCTCTTTTTTATTTGGTGTTAGAAGATAGGCACCTTTATATTTCGTAAAGTCATTGCCTTTTGGATCTACCAAAACTTTTTTACTGTTTTTATTTGCATAAGTAATAACTTTATCAAGAAGTTCATTGGTAAGAACACCTTTGTTGTAGTCAGATAAAAGAACTATATCATAACTGTTTATTTTCTCTTGAAACTTTTCATATAAAGCTTTTACACTATCAACTGAGATATTGTTTTTACTCTCTTTGTCATATCTTACAACTTGTGAATGAGAAGCCATAAGTCTTGTTTTTCTTGAAGTTTTTCGTCCTTTTTGCTCTATCAATGAAGCTTTTACTCCTTGCTTTGTAAGCATAGATTTAACCAAAAGACCTACTTCATCATCTCCTATTACGGATAAAACTTCAACATGAGCTCCAAGAGAGACTAAATTGCTTATAACATTTCCTGCTCCGCCAAGTAGTGTTGTCTCTTTTTTTATATCTACAATTTGAACAGGAGCTTCAGGAGAGATTCTTTCACAATTCCCCCAAAGATATTCATCTATCATCAAATCACCAATTACTAAAATATTTGGTATCTTTTCAACTTTTATCATTTTCTTTTCTTTTCTTCAAATTTTCATATATACTATTATTTTCTCTTTTGCCTACACTCAATACTAAAATAACTATTTCTTTATCTTTTACTTCATAAGCAAGTCTATATCCTGCACTTCGTAACTTGATTTTATATACATTTTCATAGCCGCTTAATTTATCTTTTGGAACTTTTGGATTTTCAAGTCTTTGCTTTAAGTTTTTTTTAAACTGTTCTTTTACTGTTGAATCTAATTTATTCCAATCTTTTAAAGACTCTTTTGTAAATTTTAATTTATAAGTCATCAATATTTACTTCAATTAAATCTTCTTTTTTATATTTTAACCTTTTTTCAACTTCTTGGGCTAAATAATAATCATCTATGATGTCCATCATTTTTTCATAAAGTTCACTTGGAACCAGATAAGCACTTGGAACATTATGATTTAAAATAGCTACAGCCTCATCACCTGCATCTTTTAAAAGTTGACTCGGTGATTTTTTAAGCTCTGTTATACTTGCTGTATAGTTTGAAAGAATAGCTTGCATATTTTTCCTTTTTTAGTACTTTATTTAATACTTAATATTATACTTTTTAAAGTCTCTTTTGTCAAACTACTTTTTTACTTCTGTTTCAAATAATCTTTTTATCTCAGGAATATAAGCTTTAATTCCATCTTCCATTGAAAATCTCGGTTCATACTCCAGATTCTCTTTTGTAGTCTCTATATTTGCTTGAGTGAAGAACTGATAAGCTCCTATATATGGATTTGGGATGTATTGTTTTCCATTGTCAAGACTAAGCTCTTTTTGTAGAATATTTACTATATCTTCAAAACTTCTAGCTTTTCCCGTTCCTACATTGTAAACACCACTTTTTTTAGGGGAGCAAGCTTTGATATTTGCTTGGATTACATCTTCAATATAGATAAAATCTCTTAAAATCTTATCACTACCTTCAAAAAGTTTTGGAGTATTGCCTTTTAGAATTTGATGTCCGAATTGTACTACCATAGAAGCGGTTTTATTTTTGAAAAACTCTCTTGGACCGTATACGTTAAAATATTTAAGACCCACAATAGAGATATCTACACCGTCTTTTAAATATTTATAAGTTATATTATCCATCATTACTTTTGAAAAACCGTAAGCGTTGTTTGGTTGTTCAAATCCTACTTCAAATCTGTCACTGTCTCCGTAAGTTGCACCGCTGCTTGCATATATCATATTTGCTTTGTGTTTAATAGCAATTTTCAGTAAATCTTCATAAGCATTTACGTTTGTTTTTACCATTAAATCTTGTTCTAAAACAGTAGTATCGGAAATAGCTGCTTGATGGAAAATATAATCAAAAGTATAAGAACTCTCTAACTCTTTTAAAAGTTCTTTGTCGTTTATATTTCCACTTATAACCACACCTTTAAACCCCAAAAGATTTTTAAAGTGACCAAAGCTTTTTAAGTTTCCGTTTGAAAAAGTCTCACCGCTTCTAAAACAGTCAAGAGCCACGATATTTGCTTCAGGATAGTTTTCCTGAAAATAAAAACAAAGATTTGAACCTATAAATCCTGCCGCACCTGTAATCAAAATATTTTTATTGTTAAAATCTATATCTATATATTTCATAATATTTACTCACTTATTTTTTAAAAGGTTTTATTTTAACAAAATTTTAATTAGAGTTTGGATGAGTACTTTTTTGATTTATTTCATTTTATATTAAAATATTATTTTGCACCAATTTTTGAAAAGACTACATGAATTGTTTTCATAAAAATTACAAAATCCATCCATAAAGACCAGTTATTAATATACCATTTATCAAGTTGAACTCTTTCATCAAAAGTTAAATTATTTCTTCCACTTACTTGCCAAAGTCCAGTAATCCCAGGTTTTACGTCTAAAATAATATCTTGATTGTATTTTCCTATTTTCTCTTTTTCACTAATCATATATGGTCTGGGTCCCATTAAGTTCATATCTCCCCTTAAAACATTGAAGAATTGAGGAAATTCATCCAAAGATGTAGCTCTTAATATCTTTCCTATTTTTGTAATTCTTGGGTCATTTTGATACTTATGATATTTTTCGTAATATTCAACTTCATTTGGATGTTTGGATAAATACTCTTTTAATATTTCATCTCCATTTTCATACATAGTTCTATATTTATAACAACTAAACTTTTCTCCCTTTAGTCCTAATCTTTTTTGTTTGAAAAGAACTTTTCCTTCTGAATCTTTTTTTATCAATATAATCATAAAAAGATGTAGCATAAGTCCAAAAGGCAAAATACATAAAACTAATATTTTTTCAAAAAAAACTTTGATAAAAATGTTTTTATAACTTAAAAGTCTATTTTCAAGATGTATAGTAGATAATCTAACATTAAAATAATCAACAATATCAGCATGGGTAAAGTCAAGATGATAAACATATGGAATAATATATACATTTCTTGTTTTTTTTGAATAAATTTTAATAAGACGCTTAAACTGTTCTACTTCTAAATTCTTAGAAATAAGAATCACCATTTTAAACTTTTTTTTACAAAGATTATAACCAAAATACCAGTTATCTTTTAGTTCATTTTCAAGCTCATCCACTAAATCTGAGTTTCCTACAACTTTTACATTTATTCTAAAAAAATTAAATTTGAATAATATTCTTTTTAAGATTCTTTTTGATGTAGGAATTAAAAAAATAGCTAGTAAATAAAAGATAATAATAAAAGCTCGTGAATACTCTTGCGACATTTTTGTTAAAGTTATAACTGTAAATACAAATACAAAGGATATAAACAAACCTTTGAAAATTCTTTTTGTATCACTCCAAAAATCATATCTTGTAAAATATATTTTTTCAAACAAAAAAATAATAGAAGTCAAAAAAAGTATCCAATAATATTTGTGAGCAGAAGTATTTAAAGTAGGGAAAAAATCTGCAAAGAAATTTACTCTTATATAAAATGCCAGTTTTAAGGATAAAAACATTACAAATAAATCACTTAAAAAAAGAACAATTATATATATACTATTTGCTACAGCCCATCTATTTTTCATCATCAAAACTCTTTAATTATCATAAATTTTAAGATATATTATACAATTATATTACTTAAGATTATTGACTAAAATACAGGTACTACTTAATACTTATTTTCTCTTTTAGCATATACCAGATAAATAAACTATTTGTCACTAAATATCTTTTCCACATTCTCCTTGGCTCTTGCAAAAATCTATAAAACCATTCTAAACCGGCTTTTTGCATCCATAAAGGAGCTCTTGTAACTTTTCCAGCAACTACATCAAAACTTCCACCTACACCCATGATAAAAGGCGTATTTATAATATCTTTATATTTATTTAAAAAAATTTCTTTTGTAGGTGAACTAATAGCAACAAAAAGGATATCTGCTTCACTTGAAGCTATTTCGTTGGCTATACTTTCTTCTTCATCTTTTTTAAAATAGCCATTTCGATATCCAGCGATAATATCTTTAGAATATTCTTCTGTATATCTATCAACCACACCTTTTACTATCTCTTCTTTTGCTCCAAAGAAAAAAACCTTATATCCTTTTTCATGGGATAATTTTACAAGATTTTCCATAAGGTCAATACCTGCAACTCTTTCTTTAAGCGGTTGACCTAAAAACTTACTAGCCCAAACGACAGCTTGTCCATCTGGATTTATAATATCACTATTAACTACTGAATCATATAGTTCTTTGTCTTTTTGCATATGTACTAATTTTGCAGCATTTACAACTACATGATGAAGATGTGTTTTATTTTGTATTGATTCATCTATCATATTAACTGTTTCATCCATAGTATATGTATCTATAGGACAATTAAATATATTTATTCTATTTTTCATTAAAAAACTCTCTCTTAAATGTTGTAAAATTACTATCTTTGTTTTTTTTGATAAATTCTTCTAATTTCTTCAATGAATACTCTGTCATAGCTTTAGGATGTCCAATTATCACAAAATTTTTATTATCAATATTTTTTTTAAAATCAAAAAGAGCTGATTGCAAATATGATATTTTATATCCATCTAAAGAAACTACACTATCTGTCCGCTTAATTAACATCCTTAATTTATCTAATTTTGACCCTCCTACGGCGTTGCCGTCACCAAAAGATTTATGAAAACTTCCTCCAAATTTCTTATAAAATGCAAGTTTCCAAAAAAATAAAGGAGAAACTTTGTAACTACTTATTGGTATTTCCGTGAAATATCCCGTTTTATCTTCTTTTAAAGGATTTTCATCGAATTTCCATATATCTTTTTTGGGCATATTTGAAAAATCAAAATAATGCGTATTACTATTATTTTTACCATTATTAAAGACCGTACAATCCAACCAAATATTATGTTTTTTTAAAGCTTTTCCAATATTAAGAAAAGGCTGAATACACCAACCACCAGCACGATAAGTAAAAATTTTATTTCCTGTTATATCAGTTAAAATTTTTTTGTATTTAAATACGATATTATCAATTTCATTATCATTAAATTCTTGAAGTCTGTACCTTTTTGTATTTATTATCCATTTTTCACCATTAAAGTAACTATCTTCCCAATGAGGGTGTATATGAAGTTGTATATCATGTCCATTATTAGATAAATTTTTTATTTGAGTTACAATATTTTGATAGTTTTCTTCCAAAATATTATATTTCTTTCTGTATTCATCAAGTTTAATAAGATAACCACTATCTACAAAAAAAGATGCCTTGATACCATATTTATTCAAAACTTGAAGAAATCTATTTGTTGGATATATTATACTTTTTTCTTGGGTTCCACTATATGAACCAAAAAAAAGTTCATAATCTAAAGTAATAAAAATGTTCATTTTAATCTTTCCAAAAGTTCATTAACTTTTTCTTTTTGTTTTTTCTTAAGTTTAACTTTGCCATATATAGAATCACCTTTCAACAGCATTTGCAATAACGTTATAGTTAAACCTTTTGCATCTAACAATGATATTTCAGAATCTCCTAATTTATAAGATTCTATATAACCATTTTTGAGAAGGTATTTTCTTGCTCTTTCACAATCTCTTTTTGCAGATAAAAAAGGATTATGTGCTTTTACTTCTATAACTAGATTTTTACCATTATTTTCTGAATCAATTTTATAGATATTCTTTAAATAAACATCAAAGGGTAAATATTCTTCTAACATATCTTCATATACATGAAAATTTGTCACAGAATTAAGATTTACACCAAACATTAAAATTTTTCCATTATTATTTGTAATTTTACTATATGGACTACTGCCAGAAAATGGTGTTTTACCTTTTTCATGATCACTTATGTAATAATTTACATTTTTACCTATTGCTATTACAGAATGAGAAGGGTGAAAACTTCTTTTACAATTATCCTTTTTCATTATCATATTTGATATATTCCCCATTGCATTTTTTGCCTCTTGCAAATTAAAACTATCTAAATTTTCAAGGTATTCTTTTTGGGAACCTAAAAAAGACAAAGCGGGAGCAAGTAAAGTATAAGAGGATAAATCTATCTTAGAGATTATTAAATTCGTAAGTTCTTTTGTCCCACCTTCTATTTTACCTATATTTGAAGTAGAAGAATGAATAATAATATCACTATTTAAGGTAAATTTATTTAATAGATTATCCACTTCTTTAAGTGAAATTAAAACTCTTTTTTTTCGTTCACGATGTTTTCTTAGCTTATTTTTTTCTACTTTATCATCTATTTTTTTCTTTAAAAAATTTGGTAAATACTGTTTTATTTGTTTAACTAATATTCTCATATAATTATACTACTTCATAATTTTTTCAAATTTTTCTTTTAATAATCTAGACACATTATTTGCTTCATATTGATTTGCTTTTTTTATTGCATTTTGTTTCATAATAACTTTTTTTTCTTCATTAAGATTATAATATTTAAAAATTTTTTCATAAATATCTTTTATATCCCCCACTCTTACTAAAAATCCTTCTTTCTCATCTTCCAGATAAGAAGGTACTCCTGCTATATTTGAACCAATGACAGGTACACCACATGACATAGCTTCCAGTCCTACAAGACCTAAACTTTCATCTTCTCTTTTTGTGGGGAAGATATATAAATCAAGTAAATTAAAAACTTCTGAAAGTTCAATTTGAGTAAGCTTTTTATATCTTTTAATATTTTCTTTTACTGTTAGTGTGGACAGTTCTTGCTCAAATTGTTTTTCATGTTGTCCTGTTCCTACAATTATAATTTGTATATCTTTATCAATTTCTTTTTTAAATTTTTCAGTTGCTTGCAAAAATTCATGCCATCCTTTATTATTATTAATATGAGAGACATAACCTATTGTAAATAGTTCTTTTAAATTATGTTTTTTTCTTAAACTTTTCTTATTTTGAGGGTAGAAAATTTTTGTATTTATGCCCCCTGATGGATATATATAAATTTTATCTTCAGATATATTAGGAAATTTATTTATTAATTTGTTTTTAAAATACTTTGATGGGATTATAACTAAATCTATTTTATTTAAAACTTTTTTTTGTAATTTGAATGTAAAAGTAGATATGCCTAATAAGTCAGTACCATGAATATTTACTACTATTTTCTTATTTAATAACCTTAATAAATATATCATAGGAACAGAATAAAATCCAAAAAAATGAATATATGCAACATCGAATTTTTTAAATATCACGTTGCAAAAAAATGAAAGGTACAATCTGATATAGTTAATGATTTTTTTAAACTTATTTTCTGTTCTTCCATATATACTACTTTGTGCTACAAATTCTACATTTTGTTTTTCTAAAAGTTCTTTTGTATTTTTAATAAAAA
It encodes the following:
- a CDS encoding YdcH family protein, translated to MFHEDRDVIAQLKQDDARFAKVFERHNALDEEIASLAKDLGDQFEIESKKKEKLKLKDEIYNMIIKYKKDNNL
- the argJ gene encoding bifunctional glutamate N-acetyltransferase/amino-acid acetyltransferase ArgJ, with the protein product MFTILPIKGYLDKIDGFFCDGISAGLKPNGKLDLGFIYSDTLCETEAIFTLNKFQAAPLKHYQRYEKGFKTNFVLINSKNANALTGEKGIEDINTIFSSLNFDLTNPLMSSTGVIGNPLPVEKIVAGANSFDLSSKNGENLSQAIMTTDAYSKTSLYEVKLEDGSSFKIGSVAKGAGMINPNLATMLCFICTDAAVPKEDMRELLEQNSHTTFNAISVDGDTSTNDTVLLLANKKSNAYDKEAFKEALRLVMHDMAMLIVADGEGAKKAVAFEVINAADDKEAEIAAKALSNSLLVKTALFGEDPNFGRIASTIGASRVTCDETKLVISYNDVVVFNKGEIYFDAAQEEKAAKVLKNDKYKVICDLGAGEGKFTAYGCDLGYKYVEINADYRT
- a CDS encoding potassium channel family protein, with amino-acid sequence MSIFRRIKKALGWEFRSAKPEYDLNPVIYAQLKPFRVPLVLVQVVMMIGTLGYILIDDFPILDAIYQTGITFTTVGFGEVAPISPAGRFFTITLIIFGFALFTLSTAILIDAVIKGRLFELYKERNMLYKIARLRKHFVLFYHNEYTAQLARQFNQNHVPFVVVDPSEDIEQIAKECNYPYFVREEPFKETSFLKSHLSSAKGAITLSKNISNNITLIASVRLYEKELGRNPFLIIANAESQNEKLRLKKLGADKVVATPSLMAKRVSAMAIRPDMENVLEEFLYKPDTPIDMQEALISEESWAVNKELKELKLRDRFKVSVIGITEKRGRFIQMPKGNAVITPGCKLLLVGNQRGLRRARRTVLLKNKPKDF
- the rpmB gene encoding 50S ribosomal protein L28 is translated as MSRRCAISGKGPMVGNNVSHAKNRKKRRFLPNLRTVRVTLEDGTTQRIKISAKELRTLKKHS
- a CDS encoding DNA ligase; translation: MYLKRIFMRIIILLFLSILSFAVELQKPEVYQGNEKIDSWLMSEKLDGIRGYWDGKELKSRKGKKLYAPKWFIKDFPPFKLDGELWTKRDDFEHIQSIVMDKYPSIKWEEITYNIFEVPETKGDFIERLKKLENWLKEHPNRYIKIVKQKRVKNKKNLDKFLEEILSKKGEGVILKDPKKDYHTGRSSSFLKVKKALDMEGEVIKINISEKTKVLKSLQIKPENGTIFNLGTGFTNKQRKNPPKIGDIVTFKYFGFTKNGKPKFASFLHIRKD
- a CDS encoding glycosyltransferase produces the protein MHTINFKAKTKLIEQLLKQEDISLVKKSSMIDKILLKKKQYASIYFHTGNFDKEAVENIKNAKKVIVNSKRLKKEILSKFNLDENRVDVIYPFVDIEYKKPKELKKEFCQKFEIEPKKKIIFFTGRNLKASGVIEFINTIMQLSTENFISIIAGDKKQITSLKFQLTKFKLEDKLLLLEDYKNKEELFLVSDIFFLPTHNKSFATNVLKAMFCKNVVFTTANNDSKELIDVFSTMESPSDRSMQFKLEAILQNKDDMKLIKKENRKKAKEFTLEKQLEKVNAVLETI
- the gmhA gene encoding D-sedoheptulose 7-phosphate isomerase → MNNTIQKEFLGHLETIQKVIETMEEPLQKAANLAVETLKNGNKVILFGNGGSAADAQHIAAELTGRYKTERRGLPGLALTTDTSALTAIGNDYGYDRVFDRQVESLAQKGDLLIGISTSGNSKNVINAFKVGQEIGCKIVGFSGRDGGAMNEYCDINLVVPSNDTPRIQEMHILFGHTICQIIDNELS